From the Kribbella sp. CA-293567 genome, the window CCCGAGGCGCTGGGTCGGGATCCAGGTGCTGTTCGGCGCGATCCGTCGGCCGGCCGGACTCAGTACCGCGTCCGGCCCGAGCTCCAGGAAGCGCCTGCAGCCGGCCGCCGTCAGCGCCTCGACGGCGTCACCGAACAACACCGGCTGGCGCAACTGCCCGACCAGATAGTCGCCGGCGAGCGCAGTGCCGCTCTCCAGCAACTCCCCCGACCAGCTCGACACCATCGGCATCCGCAGCGGCTTGAGCTTGATCCCGGCAACGATCTTCGCGAAGTCGGCCAGGATCGGATCGACCAGCGAGCTGTGGAAGGCGCGGTCGACGTCCAGCCGCTGCCACTTCAGCTCCAGCCGGTCGAGTTGCTCGGCCAGTTGCCCGACGATCACCTCGGACCCGGTCAGCACGAAGGACTGCGGACCGTTGCCGGCGGCAATCTCCACGCCCGGCGTCTGGGCCAGTTCGCGGACCCGGTCGGCATCCGCCCGGACGGCGACCATCGCGCCCGGCGCGGTCCCACGCTGCATCAGTACTCCGCGCTGCGCGGTCAGTTTCACGCCGTCGGCCAAGGACAACGCGCCGGCCACGCACAGAGCGGCGTACTCACCGACGCTGTGCCCAACCACCAACGCAGGCTGTACTCCGAACGACTGCCACAGCCGCGCGAGCGCCAACTCGAACGCGAACAACGCAGGCTGCGCGGTCTCCGTCGGCCAGACGCCGTCGGAACCGGCCGGTGTCAGGAGCAGTTCGAGCAGGCTGCCGCCGAACTCCTCCTCGTAGACCTTGTCGCACTCGTCGAGCACGGCACGGAACACCGGGAACCGGACCGCCAGACCGGCAGCCATCCCGCGGCGGGCCGCGCCCTGGCCGGTGAACGCGAAGCCGAGCGGGCCCGGTCCTCCGCGCGGTACCTCGGCGGTGACCGCAGCCTCCAGCGCCTCGGCCAGCTCCGTCTCGGAGGAACCCGCGACGGCGATGCGATGCCGATGCGCCGGGCGGCCGATCGCCGCCGTACCGGCGATGTCGATCAGGCGCTGACCGGTACCGTCCTCGAGCTCGACGCGGAACAGCTCGGCCAGGTCGGCGAGCGCGGCTGGGTCCGGCGCCGAGATCGGCAGTACGACCGGGCCGTCCTCGCCGCGCCGGATCTGCCGCGGCGCCTCTTCCAGGATCACGTGCGCACTGGTGCCCTTGGCATCGAGCGCGCTGACGCCGGCGCGCAACGGCGTACCGGCTTCCCAGTCGCGGACCTCGGTACCGATCACGAACGGGCTGCCGGCGGCGCCGAGCTCAGGGTTGGGCTTGCGGTAGTTGATCGTCGGGACGAGCGTGCGGTGCTGCAGCATCAGCACGGTCTTGATCAGCCCGGCCATCCCCGCGGCGCTGTCGAGATGGCCGATGTTGGGCTTGACCGAACCGATCGTGCAGAACGCGACCCGGTCGGTGTGCTTGCGCAATGCGCTGCTCAGAGCGCGGAACTCGATGGCGTCGTCGGCCGCCGTACCGGTCGCGTTGGCCTCGACATAGCTGAGCGATTCGGCCGGTACGCCGGCCTTCTCCAGCGCGCGTTCGACCAACTCGACCTGCCCCGCGGGACCGCCGTCGTTGGTGACCGCGGAGCCCTTGATCACGGCGTACACGGTGTCGCCGTCGGCGATCGCCTGGTCGAGCCGCTTGAGCAGCACGGCCGCGACACCGTTGCCGCCCACGGTGCCGTCGGCGTACGCGTCGAAGGCACGGATGTGACCGGTCGGCGACAGGATCGAGCGCGCGCTGGCGTGATAGGCCGTTGCCTGAGGCACGTGTACGGCGGCGGCGCCCGCGAGCGCGAGGTCGGCATCGCCGCTGCGCAACGCCTGACAGGCAAGGTGAACCGCGACCAGCGAGGAAGACCACGCAGCCTGTACGCCGATCGCGGGCCCGGTCAGTCCGAGGCGGTAGGCGACGCGCGTGGCGAGGTAGTCCGGCGGCGTGTTGTGCTGGGTGTAGAGGTTCATGCCGGACCCGGCGAAGATGCCGATCCGCCCGGTCGCACCGGCGTACCCGCCGTGCTCGAGAGCCTGCTGGCAAACCTGCAGGAAAAGCCGCTGCGCGGGATCGGTCAGCTCAGCCTCACGATCACTGAGCCCGAAGAACGCGGCATCGAACAACTCGACGTCGTCCAGCGCCCCGCTGACAGCGACCAGCTCTTCCTCGCCGAACGCCTCGCCGCCCCCGGCCTCCCGCAGTTCCTCGTCGGAGAACCGCCGAACGCTCTCCACACCCCCGAGCAGGTTTTCCCAGAACTCGTCGACCGACGCCGCACCTGGGAACCGCCCAGCAAGTCCGACCACAGCCACCGGCTCGACAACGACCGACTTCGCAGGCTTCTGCTTCTTCTCCCCGCCCGCCCGCGCGGCTGCTGGTGCTTTCTTCGCAGCTGGTTGCTGCTCGTTCGCGGTTGGGTCCTCGACCACCCGCACTACTGGTGCGACAGGCTTTGTCTTCGGGTCGTTTGTGAGCTGGTTGCCCTTGGCAACAATCGCTGCGGCGTCGGGTTGCTCAGCAGACTCGTCCTCAACCTCTGCAGCCGCTACCTCGCCAGCGGACTCCTCAGCCTCATCTGCAGGCGCCTCGTCGCGTAGCCGAACGGCAGGCAATTGAGGCGTCTCTTGATCAAGCTCAACAGCAGACTGCTCAGCAAACACCTTGGCGGACTCGCCCTGATCGGCAAGGGACGGCTGGTCGCTGGCGCTTTCATCAGCCGGTACGCCGGCGGTCAGCTTCGCGGCAGTCTGCTCATCATCGTCGGTCGCACCAACAGATTCGCTGGACGTTTGCTCGCCACCATCCGTCGCGCCGGCAACCGACTGCGCGTCGTCATCAACAGCAGACTCCGCGGCGGACGACTCGTCCTCGACATGCTCGCCACTAGCCGGTACCTCGAGAACTGCTGTTTCCGCAGCCGGCTCGTCATCATCAACCGCGACAACAGATTCATTGCGCTCGTTGTCGTGCGCCTCAGCAGCCGACTTCTCCGTAGCGGAATCGTCGTCGGCATCAGGTTGATCGTCAACCTGCCCCTTGACGACAGACGCCGTACCAGCGGACGCCCCGTCGGCAACCGCCGCGGCTGGCACGTCTCCGTCTGCAGCGGCCTTTTCCTCGGAGGCGTGCTCGTCATCAACTGGTACATCGTCAGCCGACTTCTCCGTCGGCGATTCGCCACCATCAACAGACTTATCGCCTGCCTCGTCATCAGCGGCAGGCTCAGTACTGGCGACCGCCGCGTCAACTGACCCGGCGGGGACGTCTTCGTCTTCAGCAGACGCCGCAGCCGACTCGTCGGCACCACCGACACCAACCGGTACGTCGGCAACCGTCTCGTCGGCGATCGGATCGGCAACATCTTTCGCATCAGCAGGCTTGTCACCCGCGTCGCCGTGTACAGCAGGTGCAGTACTCGAAGCCACCGCGTCAGCAGCCGGCCCGGCGGACGCTTCATCGTCCTCAGCAGAGTCGGTGGCGGGCGGCCGGTCGATAGCATGTTCGTCATCAACCGGTACGTCGACAGCCGGGTCGTCCGCAGTCGGCTCGTCGGCGGTCGGCTCGCTGTCACTGGCCGCAAGAGGAGACTTGCCGGCGACCTCATCGTCAGCGGCAGGCGTCTTACTGGCGGACGCCGCGTCAACCGAGTCGGCGGGCGCGTCGCCGTCCACAATCGACGCCGTGGCGGGCAGCTGTGTGGTTGGTTGTTCGTCGTCGAGCGGTACGGCGGTTGCCAGCTTCTCGCCCGGACTGTCACCGGCCGGCGCGCTGGCCGCGGTCGACTCATCTGCGGTGAAGTCGTCGTGCGTCGGCGCGGCAGGCATATCGGCGGTCGCCGATGCGACGGGTGCCTCGGCGGCGATCGAGGTGCCGGTCGCCGGGACGGCAGGTGTCTCGGCGCTGGTCGACGCCGCGGATGTCTCGCCGCTGGCTGATGCGGCCGGTGTCTCGGCGATCGCCAACACGGCAGCTGCCTTGCCGGTGACCGACGCCGCGGATGTCTCGCTGCTGGCCGATGCGGCGGGTGTTTCGGCGGTCGCCGACACGGCGGATGTTTCGGCGGTCGCCGACACGGCGGATGTTTCGGCGGTCGCCGTCGCCGACATGGCCGGTGTCTCGGCGGTCGCCGCTGCGGCGGGTGTCTCGCCGCTGGCTGATGCGGCGTGGGTCTCGGCGGCGGCGTCTTCGTCCACCGGAGTCGTCTCGTCTGCAGACGGCGAGGTGCTGGCCTGCGGAGCCGCGGGCTGTTCGCCGGACGTAGCCGCGGGCAGTTCATCGGCGGTAGGCGCGGGCTGCTCGTCGGCGGTAGGCGCGGCGATCTCTGGCTCGGCCGAGTTGTCGTTGACCGACAATGCGGTGAGTTCGTCGGCCGGCGGTACCGCGGCCTGCGGTGCGTCGGCGGGCTGCGGGTCGGTGATTGTCGGCGAGGTGGTTGCCTGCGGGGTCGCGGGCTGCTTCTCGGCGGTCGGTGCGGCGGACTCTGGCTCGGCGGAGGCTTTCTCGTCGACCGACGGTTCGTCGACCTCGTCGGCTGCCTGCGAGGCGGCAGTGGTTTGCTTCTCGGACGCTTCGGGAGCGGCGGTCAGGTCGGTTGCAGCTTGCTCGCCTGTGGCCGGCTCGGCGACGTCCAGGGCAGCGGCTTCAACGGCGGTGGTGTCCACGGGGTTGGTGCGGGGCTCGGCGGGGAGCTGCTTGCTGGCCGTCGGCGCGGCTGACTTCTGACCGGAGATCGGCTTCTCGCCAAGCGGCGGCTTGCTGTCGCTTGGCTGCGACTTCTCGTCAACTGGCGACGCGCTCTGACCGGACAGCGGCTTCTCGTCAACAGGCAGAGCGCTCTCGCCGGACAGCGGCTTCTCGTCAACAGGCAGGGCGCTCTCGCCCGACAGCGGCTTCTCGTCAACAGGCAGAGCGCTCTCGCCGGAGAGCGGGTTCTCGTCAGCTGGCGGTGCGATCTCGCTGGATTGCGGCTCCGTAGTCGGCTTGGAGTCGTCGGTTGGCGCGTCTGGCTTAGGCGCAGCAGGAACGGGCGACGCGTCTGGCTGGGTCTCAGTCGGAACGGCGGGAGCATCCGACTCGGGCTTAGCAGCACCGGCCGACGCAGCGGGCTTGAACTCCGCAGCACCAGCAGGCACAGGATCCGCAGCATCAGCACGAGCCGACCCGGCAGGCTCGGAGTTCGCAGGACTGGCCAGCGCATTCGACTCGGCAGGCTTGGTAAGCGCTTCCGACTTAGGCTCAGAAGCGGACGTACCCGCATCGGACGTGGCGGCAGCCGCCAACGCATCTGCCGCAGGTTGGGCAGGCGCATCTGACTCGGACTCGGACTCGGCAGCACCGCCCAACGCATCTACCCCAGGCTCAGCGGACTCTGCCGGCCCATTTACCTCAGGCCGAGCCAGCGCATCAGACTCCGCAGCACCACCCAGCGCACCCGCACCAGCCTCGGACTCCGCAGCACCACCCAGCGCATCCGACCCAGGCTCGGACTCCGCAGGACCACCCAGCGGGCCCGCTGGGCGGTTTGCGCCCAGGGTCGGGCGCGAAGGCGGGTGGGGGATGGAGTCTTGGAGGTTTCGGCGCCAGGCGAGGCGGACGATCGGGAGTTCGGTGGTTTGTTCGCTGGCGTCTTCTTCGAAGTTCGGGGTGCGGGCCGCGAAGGTGCCGGGGCGGACGGGGTCGCCGTACGGGGAGGGGGGTGTCGCGTACGGGCCGGGGGCTGTTTCGAGGGTGTTGTCGAGCCAGCGTTGTTTGAGGAGGGGGCGGAGGATCTTGCCGCCGGGGGTGGTGGGGAAATGGCGGCGCGGTACGCCGACCACGCGAGCGTCCAGGCCGAGGCGGCCGCGGAGGGCGGAGCGGATTGCTTCGTCGACGCCTTCGGCGGCGTCCGACGTGAGCGCGTAGAAGACCAGGAGGCGTTCGGTGCCCAGGGCGGCGTCGGCGACGCCGCAGGCGGCTACCAGTCCGGGTACGGCGCCCGGCGCGGTGGCGGCGACTGCCTCGAGCTCGTGCGCGTAGTAGGTCTGTCCGTTGAGGATGATCCGCTCGCTGTCGCGGCCGGTGATCACCACCTGCCCGCCGGAGATGAAGCCCTGGTCGCCGGTCGCCAGCCACTTCCGCGCCGGCCAGTTCCCGGCAGGGAAGGCGGCCTTGTCGGCCTCTGGATTCCCCAGATATCCCGGCGTGACCCGGGCGGAGGCGATCTGCAGCTGCCCGATCCGGCCCTCCGGCAGTACTGCGCCGTTCGGGCCGACGATCCGCACGGTCGCTCCGGGGGCGGGTGCTCCCACCGACACCAGGCTCAGTACGCCGGGCGCGTCGGTGCGTCCCTTGCCCGGGCGGGCGACGGCGACCTTGCCGGTGGTGGTTCGTTGGTCGACCCACTCGACGACACCGGTCTGCGAAACCCGTACGCGGTGCACGTTGGGCGTGAGGCCCGGTCGCCCGAAGGTGATGCCGGTGACCGTCTCGGTCATCCCCCAGGCCGCGACGAAGGTCTCGGGTACGACGCCGAACCGGTTCGTCAGGCGCAGGAACTCGCTCACCACCGGCACGGTGATCTGCTCGCCGCCGCTCACCAGGCTGCGCAGGGCCGACAGGTCCCAGTGCCGGTCGGGCTCACCGGCGATGGCCGCGCCGGCCAGGCGGTAGCCGAAGTTCGGCGCCCAGGAGTGGTTCACCCGGTGCTGGTCCATCAGGTCGAGCCAGCGCAGCGGGTCGGCCAGCACCCAGTCGGTGGCCACATGGATGTTGGTGCAGCCGGTGAAGACCGGGAGCAGGTGGTAGAGCAGGAACGAGCCGCTGTGGTCCAGCGGCAACCAGTTGAGCGTCGTCTGCCCCGGGCGGACCGGCAGCATGGCCGGCGTACCGGCGGCGAACTCGACCAGTCCGCGATGCGTGAGCTGGATGATCTTCGGCGTACCGGTGCTGGATCCCGACGTCATCATCAGGACCGCGACGTCGTCGGCGGCGGGCCGGTGGAACTCCGTGGTCGGCTCGTGGCCGGCCAGCGCGTCCGGATCGAGAACCGGCAGGCCGAGGTCGTTGGGCAGATCGGAGGGCCGCCCGATCAGCACCGTCCAGCCGAGCAGGTCGGTGACCTTGCGGAGCCGCTCGCGGCCCTCCTCGGTGGTGTCCCCCTCCGGCGACGGCGACATCAGCAGCGGGCGGATGCCGCCCAGCGTGCAGGCCCAGAACGCGGCGAAGAACCCCACCGGCTCGGTGCAGTGCACGACCGCGGGATCACCCGCCCGTACGCCGTTCGCGCGCAGCCCGGCGAGGATGCGCGCGGCGAGCTCCAGCAGTGTCGGGAAGTCCAGCCGGGTCTCGCGGCCGTCGGGGCCGATCTCGACGACGCCCGCCGTCCCGAAGTCGCGGGCGGCGCGCAGCAGCGCGCTGGGCAGATCGCGCGGATAGCCCGCCGGGATCATCAGCGCGGGTCCGATACTGATCGCCGGCCGGTCCATACCGTTCCTCATCGCATCAGCCCCGTACTACGCGACCGGCGGGCGGCGGAGGTGACAGAGCCCAGTCGGGGACCCACGGACACACGCCTCCCCCACTGGACGGAGCCGGGCTCAGGGCAGGCCCGTCTCGCTGACATCGACAGATTGCCCCGTTGCCGGCCGCACGAAGACGACGGTGACCGGACGGCCCCGGTGCGTCATCGACCTACCGACGAACGGGAACCTTACCAGCCGAAATGTGACCTGGCCGAAGCAGATCCGGCAGCTGACTGTAAAGAAATTCGCGAGCCGTTCCAGCGTGTCGCGGACGGGCGGCGAACCGGCCTGTGCCGACGGGCGAACCGGTCGCCGTCGAGGGGTGGGAGGTGGGCGCTGAGGGGATCGAACCCCCGACATCTTCCTTGTAAGGGAAGCGCTCTACCGCTGAGCTAAGCGCCCTCTTGCCGCCTCGGGAAGGCGGAGCGAGGAGTCTATCCGAGATCGGGCCGAAGACCTGCCAGGGCCTCGGCGTACGCGTCCGGGTCCCGGGCCTCCGGAACGGCGTTGACCACCGACCAGCGCACGATCCCGGCCCGGTCGATCACGAACGTACCGCGCAGCGCGCAGCCGCGTTCGGCGTCGAACACCCCGTACGCCGACGCGATCCGGCCGTGCGGCCAGAAGTCGCTGAGCAGCCCGAACTCGAGCCGCTCCGCCTCGGAGTACGCGCGCAGGGTGAACATCGGGTCGCAGGAGATCCCCACGAACTCCGCGCCGGCCAGCAGTTCGGGCCGGTCGCGGAGCGCGCCGAGTTCACTCGTGCACACCCTGCTGAAGGCATACGGGTAGAACACCAGCACCACGTCCCGCCGGTCCCGGTACTGCGAGAGCCGGACCTGCTCGCCGTGCTGGTTACGCGCGGAGAAGTCCGGTGCCTGGCTGCCGACCCTGGGGACGACGCCAGTCACCGACCTGTTCCTGCCGCCAAGCTCACCGTCTGACCTTGGGCGACTTCGGCAGCACCAACTTCGTCGCCGACCAGTCGTCGGTGACGCTCAGGCTGCTGGTGGTCGACATTCCCGCGGTCGGTGCCGCCTCGGCGACGTCGGCCGCGTCGACATAGCCCTCGCGACCCACCTTGGGCGTCATCAGCCAGACGGCGCCGCCGGCCTTCAGATCGGTCAGGGTCTCGAACAGGGCGTCGACCAGGTCTCCGTCGTCGTCACGGAACCAGAGCAGGACGACGTCCACCGCGTCGTCCGGATCGTCGCCGGTGAACTCCTCGCCGGTCAGTTCCACGATGGCGTCGCGGAAGGCGTCGTCACAGTCGTCGTCGTAGCCGAGCTCCAGCACGACCGTGCCGCTCTCGAAGCCGAGCCGGCTCGCCATGTTCGGCTCGCCGCTCTTGCCGTCCGCGTGGTCCGCGGTCGCGCTCACGTGTCCTCCTCCGTCGTCCCCGGTAGCCGGGGGTAGGCGTCAGTAGCAGTAGTCCATCGTGGCCTACCGCGTCGCGCAAGTATGCACGAGGGTTCCGTGACGTGTCCGGTATCCGCATGCCGGACAGGTCGCGTGTCCGGTGGAACCGGCCGAATCAGGCGAGATCGGGCGAGGTTGTGGATGCGAAGTAGAACGCATTCCGGTCAGGTGACAGGATTACCAGTGCTCCGACAACTCAGCACTGGAGTAGTACCGACTAGACAGACAGGCAGGACACCCGTGGCTTCCGGACACGAACCACCAGCCATCATCACCGAGGGGATGCCCACCCAGCTCCCCGACATCGACCCCGACGAGACTCGGGAATGGGTCGAGTCGCTCGACGCGGTGCTGGACGAACGCGGCAAGGCGCGAGCGCGCTACCTGATGCTCAAGCTGATCGAGCGAGCCCGGGAGCGCCAGGTCGGTGTGCCCGCGCTGCGGAGCACGGACTACATCAACTCGATCCCGCCCGAGCGCGAGCCGTGGTTCCCCGGTGACGAGCACATCGAGCGGCGGATCCGGGCCTTCATCCGGTGGAACGCCGCGGTGATGGTGAGCAAGGCCAACCGCAAGGGCCTGGAGGTCGGCGGCCACATCGCCACCTACCAGTCGGCGGCCAGCCTGTACGAGGTCGGCTTCAACCACTTCTTCCGGGGCAAGGACGCGCCCGGTGGGGGCGACCAGGTCTTCATCCAGGGCCACGCCTCCCCCGGCATGTACGCCCGGGCCTTCCTCGAAGGCCGGTTGACCACCGACCAACTGGACGGCTTCCGCCAGGAGGTCTCCCGCGGCCCGCACCAGGGCCTGTCGTCGTACCCGCACCCGCGGCTGATGCCGGACTTCTGGGAGTACCCGACGGTCTCCATGGGTCTGGCCGCGCTGGACTCGATCTACCAGGCGCGCTTCAACCGGTACCTGCACCACCGCGGCATCAAGGACACCTCCGACCAGCACGTCTGGACGTTCCTCGGTGACGGCGAGATGGGTGAGCCGGAGTCGCTCGGCGCGATCGGCCTGGCCGCCCGCGAGGAGCTCGACAACCTCACCTTCGTGATCAACTGCAACCTGCAGCAGCTGGACGGTCCCGTCCGCGGCAACGGCAAGGTGATCCAGGAGCTGGAGGCGTTCTTCCGCGGCGCCGGCTGGAACGTCATCAAGGTGGTCTGGGGCCGCGAGTGGGACGCGCTGCTGGCGCAGGACCACGACGGCGCGCTGGTGAACAAGATGAACACCACCCCGGACGGCCAGTTCCAGACGTACGCCGTCGAGTCCGGCGAGTACATCCGGAACAACTTCTTCGGCGGTGACCAGCGGCTCACCCAGATGGTCAAGAACCTGTCCGACGAGGACCTGCGCAAGCTCCCCCGCGGTGGGCACGACTACCGCAAGGTCTACGCGGCCTTCAAGAGCGCCAAGGAGCACGTCGGGCAGCCGACCGTCATCCTGGCCCAGACGGTCAAGGGCTGGACGATCGACTCGCTGGAGGGCCGCAACGCGACCCACCAGATGAAGAAGCTCACCTCCGGCGACCTGAAGACCTTCCGCGACCGGCTCTACCTGCCGATCGAGGACAAGGACCTCGAGGACGCCTACAACCCGCCGTACTTCCACCCCGGCAAGGACTCGCCGGAGTACCAGTACATGATGGAGCGGCGCTCGCAGCTCGGTGGCTTCCTGCCCGAGCGGCGGGTCAAGCCGAAGACGCTGAAGCTGCCTGGTGACGACGTCTACAAGCCACTGAGCAAGGGCAGCGACAAGACGCCGGTGGCGACCACCCAGGCGCTCGTCCGGCTCTTCCGCGACCTGATGAAGGACCCGGAGATCGGGCACCGGATCGTGCCGATCGCCCCCGACGAGTACCGCACCTTCGGGATGGACTCGATGTTCCCGACGGCGAAGATCTACTCGCCGCACGGGCAGCAGTACGAGGCGGTCGACCGCGCGCTGCTGCTGGCCTACAAGGAGTCGGACAAGGGCCAGCTGCTGCACGAGGGCATCTCCGAGGCCGGCGCGATGGGCTCGATGATCGCGGCCGGTACGGCGTACGCCACGCACGGCGAGCCGATGATCCCGTTCTACATCTTCTACTCGATGTTCGGGTTCCAGCGCACCGGCGACCAGCTCTGGGCGCTCGGCGACCAGCTCGGCCGCGGCTTCGTGGTCGGCGCCACCGCGGGCCGCACGACGCTGACCGGTGAGGGTCTGCAGCACGCCGACGGTCACTCGCCGCTGCTCGCATCGTCGAACCCGGCGGCCGTGCACTACGACCCCGCGTTCGCCTACGAGGTCGCGCACATCGTCAAGGACGGCCTGCGCCGGATGTACGGCTACAAACCAGGGGAACACGCCGTCCAGTATCCGTATGGGGAGGACGTCTTCTACTACCTCACCGTCTACAACGAGCCGGTCGCGCAGCCGGCCGAGCCGAAGGATCTCGACGTCGCGGCCCTGCTCAAGGGCATGTACCGCTTCGAGGAGTACCAGACGGCCTCGGGCGACGACGTACCGCGCGTGCAGCTGCTCGGCTCGGGTGTCGCGCTGCCGTGGATCCGCAAGGCGCAGAAGATCCTCGCCGAGGAGTACTCGGTCGCCGCCGACATCTGGTCGGTGACGTCGTGGAACGAACTGCGGCGCGACGCGATCGCGGCGGAGGAGTACAACCTGCTGCACCCGGACGAGGACGAGAAGGTCCCGTTCGTCACCAAGCAGCTGAAGGACACCAAGGGCCCCGTCGTCGCGGTCAGCGACTTCATGCGCGCGGTGCAGGACCAGATCTCCCGCTGGGTGCCGAACGACTACACGTCGCTGGGCACCGACGGCTGGGGCCTGGCCGACACCCGCGCCGCCGCCCGCCGCCACTTCCACGTCGACGCCGAGTCCATCGTCGTCGCCACGCTGGAGATCCTGGCCAAGCGCGGTGACGTGAAGCGCGAGGTCGCCGCCGAGGCGGCCCGCAAGTACCGGATCGACGACCCGACCGCGGTGGCCGGAGTCAAGCAGGAAGGCGCCGGCGCCTAGCCTGCACCCAGCAACACCCGATGAGCCGTCCGACCCTCCCGGTCGGGCGGCTCTTCGCGTTGTGCCGGAGGACGGACGGTCCCCCGGGTGATCGTTGCGATGAGCAACCGACTACGGTCGGGTGGAACCTTTTCGAGTGACAGGGAGTAGCCGAGCGTGTCGGGAACGCAACAGCAGGCGGTCGGGGAGAAGCAGTTCTTCGGGCACCCGCGGGGGTTGATGACGCTTTTCACGACCGAACTGTGGGAGCGGTTCAGCTACTACGGGATGCGCGCGATCCTGTTGCTGTACCTGACCGACCAGGCGCACGGTCTGGGGCTCGGCCAGTCGCTCGGCGAGGCGGTCGTCTCGATCTACGGCGCGTCGGTCTACCTGCTCTCCGTGCTCGGCGGCTGGTTCGCCGACCGGGTCGTCGGTGCCCGCCGGACCGTCCTGTACGGCGGCAGCGTGATCGTGGCCGGCCACCTCGCGCTGGCGATCCCGGCCGACGGCCTGGCCTACGCCGGCATCGCGCTGGTTGCCCTCGGCACCGGTCTGCTGAAGCCGAACGTGTCGACGATGGTCGGCAACCTGTACGAGAAGGACGACACCCGCCGCGACTCGGCGTTCTCGATCTTCTACATGGGCATCAACATCGGTTCGTTCAGCGCGCCGTTCGTGGTCGGCTTCCTGCGCCGCGAGTTCGGCTTCCACGTCGCCTTCGCCGCCGCCGCGGTGGGGATGACGCTGGCTTTGATCGCCTACGTGCTCGGCCGGCGGACGCTGCAGGGCCGCGGCGACACCCCGCCGAACCCGCTCACCGCCGAGGACCGGCCGGCGATGGTCAAGATCACCGTCGCCGTCCTCGCCGTGCTGGCCGTCGTCTTCGCCCTGTCGGCCTGGGCGTCCGGCGGGATCGGCCCGAAGCCGGTCGTCGACGCGATCTCCTACCTGTGCTTCCTGGCGCCGATCGCGTACTTCACCATGCTGCTGCGCAGCCCGCTGGTGACGCCGGTCGAGCGTCGCCGGGTGCGCGCGTACATCCCGCTGTTCATCGCCGCGATGCTGTTCTTCATGGTCTTCGAGCAGGCCGCGACCACGCTCACCACCTTCGCCGCCCAGCGGACCGAGCTGAGCGTGTTCGGGGTCGGCATCACGCCGGAGTTCTTCGCGTCGGTCAACCCGTTCAGCATCATCGTGCTGGCACCGGTCTTCGCGGTGATCTGGATCAGGCTCGGTGATCGCGGGCCGAGCATCGGGCAGAAGTTCGCGACCGGCCTGCTGCTCGC encodes:
- a CDS encoding peroxiredoxin yields the protein MTGVVPRVGSQAPDFSARNQHGEQVRLSQYRDRRDVVLVFYPYAFSRVCTSELGALRDRPELLAGAEFVGISCDPMFTLRAYSEAERLEFGLLSDFWPHGRIASAYGVFDAERGCALRGTFVIDRAGIVRWSVVNAVPEARDPDAYAEALAGLRPDLG
- a CDS encoding peptide MFS transporter, translated to MSGTQQQAVGEKQFFGHPRGLMTLFTTELWERFSYYGMRAILLLYLTDQAHGLGLGQSLGEAVVSIYGASVYLLSVLGGWFADRVVGARRTVLYGGSVIVAGHLALAIPADGLAYAGIALVALGTGLLKPNVSTMVGNLYEKDDTRRDSAFSIFYMGINIGSFSAPFVVGFLRREFGFHVAFAAAAVGMTLALIAYVLGRRTLQGRGDTPPNPLTAEDRPAMVKITVAVLAVLAVVFALSAWASGGIGPKPVVDAISYLCFLAPIAYFTMLLRSPLVTPVERRRVRAYIPLFIAAMLFFMVFEQAATTLTTFAAQRTELSVFGVGITPEFFASVNPFSIIVLAPVFAVIWIRLGDRGPSIGQKFATGLLLAGLSFAVMALASSVAGEALASPLWLVVVYVIQTLGELFLSPVGLAATTLLAPKAFNSQMMALWFLAPAAGQAITAQLVQATEGASDTSYFGGLAIVTVAFAVVLYFLAPWIRRHADARD
- a CDS encoding DUF3052 domain-containing protein, whose protein sequence is MSATADHADGKSGEPNMASRLGFESGTVVLELGYDDDCDDAFRDAIVELTGEEFTGDDPDDAVDVVLLWFRDDDGDLVDALFETLTDLKAGGAVWLMTPKVGREGYVDAADVAEAAPTAGMSTTSSLSVTDDWSATKLVLPKSPKVRR
- the aceE gene encoding pyruvate dehydrogenase (acetyl-transferring), homodimeric type, which gives rise to MPTQLPDIDPDETREWVESLDAVLDERGKARARYLMLKLIERARERQVGVPALRSTDYINSIPPEREPWFPGDEHIERRIRAFIRWNAAVMVSKANRKGLEVGGHIATYQSAASLYEVGFNHFFRGKDAPGGGDQVFIQGHASPGMYARAFLEGRLTTDQLDGFRQEVSRGPHQGLSSYPHPRLMPDFWEYPTVSMGLAALDSIYQARFNRYLHHRGIKDTSDQHVWTFLGDGEMGEPESLGAIGLAAREELDNLTFVINCNLQQLDGPVRGNGKVIQELEAFFRGAGWNVIKVVWGREWDALLAQDHDGALVNKMNTTPDGQFQTYAVESGEYIRNNFFGGDQRLTQMVKNLSDEDLRKLPRGGHDYRKVYAAFKSAKEHVGQPTVILAQTVKGWTIDSLEGRNATHQMKKLTSGDLKTFRDRLYLPIEDKDLEDAYNPPYFHPGKDSPEYQYMMERRSQLGGFLPERRVKPKTLKLPGDDVYKPLSKGSDKTPVATTQALVRLFRDLMKDPEIGHRIVPIAPDEYRTFGMDSMFPTAKIYSPHGQQYEAVDRALLLAYKESDKGQLLHEGISEAGAMGSMIAAGTAYATHGEPMIPFYIFYSMFGFQRTGDQLWALGDQLGRGFVVGATAGRTTLTGEGLQHADGHSPLLASSNPAAVHYDPAFAYEVAHIVKDGLRRMYGYKPGEHAVQYPYGEDVFYYLTVYNEPVAQPAEPKDLDVAALLKGMYRFEEYQTASGDDVPRVQLLGSGVALPWIRKAQKILAEEYSVAADIWSVTSWNELRRDAIAAEEYNLLHPDEDEKVPFVTKQLKDTKGPVVAVSDFMRAVQDQISRWVPNDYTSLGTDGWGLADTRAAARRHFHVDAESIVVATLEILAKRGDVKREVAAEAARKYRIDDPTAVAGVKQEGAGA